The DNA region ccggggctcgaactgggatgcttaaaccggtccttgtgcttcacaccatgtgagcttaacccggtacACTGCCGCCTggtcccttcctctcagtttctgtctcctataaaaaggggggggggtcaggtggtggctcacctggttaagtgctcacgttatagtgcagggacccaggttcaagtccttggtccccacctgcaagggaaagcttctcgagtgttgaagcagggctgcaggtgtctctctgtctctctccctaggtatcttctcttccccctctcaatttctctctgtctctatctaattaaatCAATAGAGAGAGATAGGGCTAAGAGACCGTGGATTCGTAGTGAGACGAGACAGCTGAACTCCAGTTGCTTTTACAGTTAGTGGTTCTAGCCGTAGAAAGCtatcttgggggagtcgggctgtagcgcagtgggttatgtgcagatggcgcaaagcacatggactggagtaaggatcccagttcaagccccaactccccacctgcagaggagttgcttcacaagtggtgaagcaggtctgcaggtgtctgtctttctctccccctctctgtcttcccctcctctctccatttctctctgtcctatccaatgacaacaataataactacaacaataaaacaacaagggcaacaaaagggaataaataaataaatacatattttttttaaaaaagaaagctattttgGAGAggctttaagagaacagaagcaTACTTTGGCAAGTCAGAGCCTTCGAGAATGAGATGCCTCGATCGACCGTAATTCATGGTAGATAGAAAAGGACTGTTTTTGGGTCGGGcagaaagcgcagggaccggctcaagcccccaccaccacctgcattGGAGTcaatcacaggcggtgaagcaggtctgcaggtgtctgtctttctctccccctctctgtcttcccctccccatttctgtcatatccaacaataacagtaaccacaacaaagattttttttaaaaagcctgttTGGTCCACCGTGGATAGTGATCCACAGCctgcagctgggtggtggcggctcgtatttatttatttatttatttatttatttattttgtgcccCATGGGAGGGGAGCGTAGTTGGGAGACAGCTGGCCATGGGATCCCTTGATCTGGCGCTCACGGATATACTTCCTGGCCCCAACTGCCAAGTCTTCGTGCCTTGGGGAGTACGTAACCTTGGCGATGTCTTGCTGCTGTTTCTGTGCAGTTGCAAAACACGGTGGGGCGGGGGAACCAGGCAATGATGCACCCAGTTGCCGGCACACTTTACCAGGCGCCAgggtcctggttctagcccccacgccccacctgcagagggagaaacagcttcaagagtggtgaaacaggcctgccgGTTTcttgatcttttttctttctatttctccttctctgtcttcccctcccctctcagtttctctctgacctttcAAATAacatagaaagagaagaaaaaccgcctccaggagcagtggactcataaatGCTAGCAGCCAAGCCCCAGGAAGAGCCCTGGTGATGatgatatttaagaaaaaaattaatgaaagaagcaaggaaagaaagaCTTTGTTCTGGCCATTTCAGCCTCTGACCGCGCTCACTCAGCTCTGCGGGCGTCTCACACTGTCAGCCCTGAGCGTctctaatattttaattttttaatattacttatttattctcttttgttgcccttgtttattgctgtatttattattgtttatgctattgatgtcgtcgttggataggacagagagaaatggagagagggggagaggaagacagacacctgcagacctgcttcaccgcctgtgaagcgactcccctgcaggtggggggccgggggctcgaaccgggatccttacgccggcccttgcgctttgcgccacgtgcgtgcaTTTaacctttttgcctccagagttatcactgggtctcagtgccagcagtacgaatccactgctcctggaggccacataCTCCATTTTttggagagggcagagagaaatcgagagaggagggagaggaagagcgagagacacctgcagacctgcttctccacttgtgaagcgacccccctgcaagtgggggagtcgggggctccaaccacgATCCTTCTGTGTGTCCTGATGCTTtgttctatgtgcgcttaacccggtgcgccgccacccccatccccctctttaaaaagatttattggatagagaccagtcgagaggcaagggggagacagagacacagacacagaaacgtttcaccactcgtgaagtctccctGCCCAGCAGGTGGGACCGAGGGACTTGACCtatggtccttgcacgtggtggcATGTCCCccaatgccccccacccccagattttttttcataAGCTTATTTAGCCTTTGGGTTTGCTGGTGGGAGTGGGCGCGTGGCGTGTGAACCCAGTGGTTTGGCAAGGCCCCAGGGACCTCTGACTGATTCACTTCTCCTTTGCAGACGGACTTGGTGGTATTGGCATGGGGCTGGGCCCGGGAGGGCAGCCCATCGATGCCAATCATCTGAGCAAAGGCATTGGAATGGGGAACAtcggccctgcaggtgaggatgccagtggggggtgggggctcgagGCTGTGAGGGGTCGTCATTGAGAGACTGGGCGGTCGGGGAGTGGTTTGAGTTGAACAAAGGTTCCCTCTTGCTTTTTGAATAATACTtaagaggggccgggtggaggtgcacctggttgagcacgcacgtCTCAAAGgaccccaggttcgagccctcggtctccacctgcatggggccaagctttgcgagtggcgaagcagatctgcaggtgcctttttcttcctctctctctctctctctctctctctctcatcctccccaccctctcggtttctggctgtctccacccaacaataaataatagATGTAGTAAGTGTTTATAAAAGAATTAATAACAATACTGTggcaaagcactggattctcaagcaggaggtcctgagttcaaaccctggccgcACAcggaccagagtgacgtctggttctctctcctgtctttcttctCATGAAGAAATAAACTCTTTGaaaccataataataataatattattattattagaaccaGAGGGTCATCTTTTGTTTGGCCGAtgactcccccagagccctgcttggcTGGTGGTGCATGGGCTTGAACCTCCTTTATTTCAGGGTGGGCTCATGGGTCAGAAAGTTCTTGAACCTTTGCGATTATTCTCGTCATGACCTTCTGAGCTGGGAGAAtcgggaggagggaaaggaggaggtggCGGCAGGCTGGAGAGCCAGGCCCACGGCCCTGCCATGATCTGTTAGCATAGTCCCTCGACCCCAGCCGCccgcaccatctccccagagagCTCTCCTGCTGACCACCAGCTCACCCCACAAGTCGACTGACCCCTAGTGGGGAGGGTGaagaaataataactacaataataaaacaacaggacaataaaagggaatagataTTCTTTAAGAAATGtattcagggggccgggtggtggtgcacctggttaggtgcacacattacagtacacaaggacccaggttggagcccctggtccccacctgcagggagagagctttctgcagatgtctctcttgtctctctccctatcttcctcctcctctcaagtcctctgtctctatccgatactaaataaaatatataaaaaacagaaatggccAAATTAAAACATGTATTTCAGAATCAgagatttatatataatttttgttggAACGTCATTGCTTTGGTATAATTTTCCGTTTgcactgactttttttctttcgaAGGAATGGCAGTGGAAAGCCTAGGATttggaataaataaaatgggaggtAAGACATTTCAAATGAAACACAAGCATGCTGGCTTCCtctcctccaactcctcctcctttttctctctcactctctctctctcatctttgcaTGGGATTCTCACTTCTTGGTTACTGGAGATCTCCGTGACTTGTCCGATTCTTGGGCATTGCAAATGCGCGTCTCTTGGCTATCGGTTGTGGCTCTCTGACCTTGGGCTGATCACTGAGCCTTTGGGGGTTGGGAAGCAGGGGTCCCTGTGCTTGTCTGTTCCTTGATGGGGTTTGGCATTGACAGAAAGTCCCCACCGGGAACCGTGCGGGGCACTCTCCTCCCCCCGACCCGCCACCGCGCCGGCAATCCGCCAGAGTTTGCACACTGAaaacaagcccccccccccctttcaggCATGGAGGGGCCCTTTGGCGGCGCCATGGAAAACATGGGTCGATTTGGATCTGGGATAAACATGGGTAGGATAAACGGTAAGCCCTCCCCGCTCCTGCTTACTCTCTCCCTTCCTGGCCTGTGGCTGGATCCTCAGGTGACCATTAGACCACAGCGTGCCCCCCCCCTTCTTCCTGGAGTCAGTGATCTGAGttgccgggtggtagtgcagcgggttaaatgcatatccccatttgagcccccggctccccacctgcaggggagtcgcttcccaggcggtgaagcaggtctgcaggtgtctgtctttctctccccctctctgtcttcccctcctctcttcatttctctctgtcctatccaaagaggacgacatcaataacagcaacaataaaacaaagggaacaaaaggagggaaagcaggggggaaaaaaatcaaaggcatGTGTCGTCTCCCCCCAAGTTCGGCCGACAATGACGAGGTCCCAGGTCCCTGAAGGGGCTGGCAAGTCAGGGTGGGGTCCCTGTCGCCAGATTCCGATGCCCAGTCTGGATCCCACCGTTTCTGGGGCAGCCGTGGTGGGGCGGGATCCCGCCTTGTAGGACGCAGGCCAGCAGGGGTGACCTTGCCACCCCACTTGGCGAGGAAGATAACCCAGCCTGAGAGGTCAGGAAGGGGGGGGGCTGTGCGGACCTGGGTTCCACAGGCTGGGGTGGGCTTGGGGGTGTGGAGAAGGCTGGGTAGAGGAAGTCCTTCTCCCGACAGACACAGTGGTAAGGGGTGGAGCCCAGCCAAGTggacagtgtgtgtggggggctggctggctgactgaaCCCCGCAGTTACAGGTCGGAGCCTGGTGAGGTTGGATcagggcactgagcccccaggagGGCAGGTGGTGCCTCCcgtgcccctccctccctctctcccagccGTGGGCGCTTGTGGGAGTTTTAGCACTTTGGCCAGAACAGTCACGTGTCTGCAGGGCTCCCAATCTTGTGGAAGGACCGAcaggcacacacgcacacactcgtGTCTGTCTTGACATCACTCTGATTTCCGTTCTGACCACTGAACTAACCGACCCTTGAGCCACAGACTTAACACCAATCTGCCCGGTATTTGGATGCCGGGCCTTGGAACAAGTACCGGCCCCATCTCTATCTTGAGAGACGTGGTCCTTTCAGGCAGGGGCGCGGCCCGCATGGGGAAGCTGCCGGTGGCATTGGGCACGCAGGGGGTCTgtcacagagagagagtgagagagagagagagagagccacccccacacacacacacacacacagcctggcaACTGCCCAGAAGGCCTAGCAATGTATTCTGTCCCACAGACATGGAGCGGGGCATGGGAGGAGGATTTGAGAGAGACTTTGCCCGAAACGAGATGGGAATGTCCCGAAGCTTTGGAGAGCCCCTTGGCAGAGGAATAGGTAAGAACGTGCCCGCCCCTAATCCTCAGGCTTTGGCACGAACGGTCTGGTCTGTCTTCCGGACCTGGGTCGGTCTGGGGTGTTGGAAGGTTTGGGCCTCGGGCAGGAGGCTTTGGGTCGAGGGCCGTGACTTTGGCTCCCACTTTGGCTGCTCCCGGTGCTTCCGTTCCATGTGGGCCCTGGTCAGCTCTCACCCCGGGGGCCAGTCTCGCTGTCCCGTCCATTTTCTAAGTCTCGCGGAGCAAatgggggtgcgggggggggggggaaggagggagctcAGAGCACCTGAGGGTCTGTTGGAGGGCAGCAAGGAGCTGGCCGGGGCAGACCCGAGTATTTCCGGGGAGAATCGGCCTCCTCCGTTCCCTTCAGCTCGGGGGTGGACGAATGGCCACTGCAGCCGCCCCCCAGGGTTCTCGGGCTAGTGTGGCCAttgggaggtgggcagggggctGCCTGAGGTGTGCAGAGGGCTGCCTGAGGTGTGCAGAAGGGCTGCTGGGCGTGGGGAGGGGCGAGGTTGGACTTGTTGCTGTGACTTAACACAGAAGATTtggctgaggtgttttttttccttttcccgaTCCTCTTAGAAATTCTAAGTAACgcactgaagagaggagagatcaTTGCCAAGCAGGGAGGAGGTAGGAACCACTGGGCTTTggtttggttgttttttgtttgtttgttgtttttgtttttctctgctgCTTATAGATGAGGCGGTTGGGGGGCACCGTGGTGTCGGGGACTCTGGTCTCCttccagtaactttttttttttttttgcacccggTTTTGGCATGTCGCCGAGTGTGGTGGCATTGCCTGGGCAGCAGAGCTCTGTGGGCTGGACCTCTCCTCTCTGGGGAGGATGGCCTCGCTCAGTGCACCACATCCATCCCTGTCCCCCTTCCCCTAGGAACCAATgcctgggctggggaggtggcatcCTCTGGAAGCAGAGCTGGGGCTGGGttgctgggtggggtgggggccaaGGCCGAGGCTCCCTTGGAGGAGATCTCTCGCCTCTCTTGggatctcttctccctctccccccccttggGGGGGGAACCTCTGGTGTCCGTGGGCCAGGCACCCCGGAGGGGGCGGTGGCCGGGGCTCCCATACAGAGGATGCAGGACTCAGCCAGCCGCAGTGTCATCCGTGCGTGCGCGTGTCTGTCTCCTTGCAGGCGGCGGAGGCGGCATGCCGGGCATGGAGCGCATGGGCCCGGGCCTCGAGCGGCTGGGCGGCGCAGGCATGGAGCGCGTGGGCTCGGAGATGGAGCGCATGGGCCTGGTGATGGAGCGCATGGGCTCCGTGGACCGCATGGGCGCCGGCCTGGAGCGCATGGGCCCGCTGGGCCTTGACCACATGGCGTCCAGCCTGGAGCGCATGGGCCAGACCATGGAACGCATGGGCGCGGGCGTGGAGCGCATGGGCGGCGCCGCCGGCATGGGCTTCGGCCTGGAGCGCGTGGGCCAGAGCCTGGAGCGTGTGGGCCCCGGCGTGGAACGCATGGGCCCCGCCATGGAGCGCATGGGCCTGAGCATGGAGCGCATGGTGCCTGCGGGCATGGGCGCCGGCCTGGAGCGCATGGGCCCTGTGATGGAGCGCATGGGCGCCGCCGGCCTGGAGCGCATGGGCGCCGCGGGTCTGGAGCGCATGGGCCTGGAGCGCATGGGCCCCGTGATGGAGCGCATGGCCGGCGGCCTGGAGCGCATGGGCGCCAACAGCCTGGAGCGCATGGGCCCTGCACTGGGCCCAGCCCTGGGCGCCGGCATCGAGCGCATGGGCCTGGCCATGGGGGGCGGCGGTGCCGGCTTCGACCGCGCCCTGGAGATGGAGCGGGGCAACTTCGGAGGCGGCTTCGCGGGTTCTTTCGGGGGCGCCGGCGGCCACGCGCCCGGGGTGGCCAGGAAGGCCTGTCAGATCTTCGTGAGAAACGTGAGTGGCTCCAGGGGCTCCCTCTGGGCGGGCAACCGGGCGGGAGGGACgcagctgtctgtctgtgtctgtgtgtcgccccccccccccccaccttgtttCTTGATGTTTGATGGCGGAGAGACAGAGATCCGAGCCACAGGCAGGAGTTGTTATTATCTTTGCAGAAGCGGAATGCGGAATGCTATCACCTGGGCTCTTGGCTCTTTCTTGTTGATTTATAAGAGCTCTTCACATATGCGGAgttttttctgtccttcccccAGAGATCTGGCTGATGGgttggtggtgccaggggattgaacccggggctttgagcctcaggcaggagagcctcttTGTAGAGCCATTATGTTCTCTGCTCCTACCCtatgtggattctttttttttttttcttgtatcattattattattttaataagagcttctactcagctctggctgaaatggtgcaggggatggaacctgggacctcgggctCAGgaatgagaggctctttgcagaaccactgttgACGCTCCCCGACcttctaaaatgtattttatttttaatcttttttccctttttgtcgccattgttgtttttattgttgatgtcatcgttgttggataggacagagagaaatggagagaggaggggaagacagagggggagagaaagacagacacctgcagacctgcttcaccgcctgtgaagcgactcccctgcaggtggggagccgggggcttgaaccggggtccttccgctggtccttgtgcttggcaccatgtgcgcttaacccgcggcaataccacccgactcccaaaatgtgtcttattttaatgagagagagagttgacactagcgccctgctcagctctggctgatggtggtgcgtgctggggattgaaattgggacctcagagcctccggcaggagagtcctttgcagaaccatggtgCCGCCTCCCCGGCCCGTACCCAAGTTAAGCCACAGGAGAGGGTGCTTGGATGGTGCTGGTGTCACCCCCGACAAACCCATTGCAGCTGGTGGTCTGCTCTTCGGGCAGCCTGAGACCCAgaagcccccaaccccaccctgcGCCATACCGCGCAGGGTCTGGCTCGCCGCCTTTAACCCTTCTCTCCCCGTCCGTCCCTCCTCAGCTCCCGTTCGACTTCACGTGGAAGATGCT from Erinaceus europaeus chromosome 23, mEriEur2.1, whole genome shotgun sequence includes:
- the HNRNPM gene encoding heterogeneous nuclear ribonucleoprotein M isoform X4 — its product is MAAGVEAATEVAATEPKMEEESGAPGVPSGNGAPGPKGEGERPAPTEKRKEKNLKRGANRFEPYANPSKRYRAFITNIPFDVKWQSLKDLVKEKVGEVTYVELLMDAEGKSRGCAVVEFKMEESMKKAAEVLNKHSLSGRPLKVKEDPDGEHARRAMQKAGRLGSTVFVANLDYKVGWKKLKEVFSMAGVVVRADILEDKDGKSRGIGTVTFEQSIEAVQAISMFNGQLLFDRPMHVKMDERALPKGDFFPPERPQQLPHGLGGIGMGLGPGGQPIDANHLSKGIGMGNIGPAGMAVESLGFGINKMGGMEGPFGGAMENMGRFGSGINMGRINEILSNALKRGEIIAKQGGGGGGGMPGMERMGPGLERLGGAGMERVGSEMERMGLVMERMGSVDRMGAGLERMGPLGLDHMASSLERMGQTMERMGAGVERMGGAAGMGFGLERVGQSLERVGPGVERMGPAMERMGLSMERMVPAGMGAGLERMGPVMERMGAAGLERMGAAGLERMGLERMGPVMERMAGGLERMGANSLERMGPALGPALGAGIERMGLAMGGGGAGFDRALEMERGNFGGGFAGSFGGAGGHAPGVARKACQIFVRNLPFDFTWKMLKDKFNECGHVLYADIKMENGKSKGCGVVKFESPEVAERACRMMNGLKLSGREIDVRIDRNA
- the HNRNPM gene encoding heterogeneous nuclear ribonucleoprotein M isoform X1; this translates as MEESMKKAAEVLNKHSLSGRPLKVKEDPDGEHARRAMQKVMTPAGGMGMGPGGPGMLSVPPSILHNPNIPNEIIHALQAGRLGSTVFVANLDYKVGWKKLKEVFSMAGVVVRADILEDKDGKSRGIGTVTFEQSIEAVQAISMFNGQLLFDRPMHVKMDERALPKGDFFPPERPQQLPHGLGGIGMGLGPGGQPIDANHLSKGIGMGNIGPAGMAVESLGFGINKMGGMEGPFGGAMENMGRFGSGINMGRINDMERGMGGGFERDFARNEMGMSRSFGEPLGRGIEILSNALKRGEIIAKQGGGGGGGMPGMERMGPGLERLGGAGMERVGSEMERMGLVMERMGSVDRMGAGLERMGPLGLDHMASSLERMGQTMERMGAGVERMGGAAGMGFGLERVGQSLERVGPGVERMGPAMERMGLSMERMVPAGMGAGLERMGPVMERMGAAGLERMGAAGLERMGLERMGPVMERMAGGLERMGANSLERMGPALGPALGAGIERMGLAMGGGGAGFDRALEMERGNFGGGFAGSFGGAGGHAPGVARKACQIFVRNLPFDFTWKMLKDKFNECGHVLYADIKMENGKSKGCGVVKFESPEVAERACRMMNGLKLSGREIDVRIDRNA
- the HNRNPM gene encoding heterogeneous nuclear ribonucleoprotein M isoform X2, producing the protein MEESMKKAAEVLNKHSLSGRPLKVKEDPDGEHARRAMQKAGRLGSTVFVANLDYKVGWKKLKEVFSMAGVVVRADILEDKDGKSRGIGTVTFEQSIEAVQAISMFNGQLLFDRPMHVKMDERALPKGDFFPPERPQQLPHGLGGIGMGLGPGGQPIDANHLSKGIGMGNIGPAGMAVESLGFGINKMGGMEGPFGGAMENMGRFGSGINMGRINDMERGMGGGFERDFARNEMGMSRSFGEPLGRGIEILSNALKRGEIIAKQGGGGGGGMPGMERMGPGLERLGGAGMERVGSEMERMGLVMERMGSVDRMGAGLERMGPLGLDHMASSLERMGQTMERMGAGVERMGGAAGMGFGLERVGQSLERVGPGVERMGPAMERMGLSMERMVPAGMGAGLERMGPVMERMGAAGLERMGAAGLERMGLERMGPVMERMAGGLERMGANSLERMGPALGPALGAGIERMGLAMGGGGAGFDRALEMERGNFGGGFAGSFGGAGGHAPGVARKACQIFVRNLPFDFTWKMLKDKFNECGHVLYADIKMENGKSKGCGVVKFESPEVAERACRMMNGLKLSGREIDVRIDRNA